The genomic region TGAACGAAAAACGCGAGCAGTCACATTAACGAGAGAAGGTGAATTACTGGCAGCAACCGCAAACCAATCTTTACAAGAGTTACTATCAACAGTGAATCAGCTGAAAGGCTCACCTCGCACTTTAACCATCAGCACAACCAGTTCGTTTGCTGCTATGTGGTTAGTACCTAATCTTGCTGACTTTCAAGCACAGTCTCCTGACATCGACATTCAAATTAGAGCCGAAGAATCACTCATAGATATAGAACATGATAGACGTGTAGATATGGCGATTCGCTACGGTGAACTGCCTAAAGAAGATGAAAGGAAAGCACTTATTAACCAACCCTTGCTTCAAGAATATCTTGGCTTTTTTGCGACCCCAGAATATTGGGAAAAACATCGTGAAAATCCAGCCGCGTCGGTGTTTTTCTGCACTCAATGGAAAAACCCAAAACTACCAATGTTAGGGGTAGAAGAGGCAATAAATAAAACCACTCCCAACGCACTACCAAGTATTCGTTATTTCAATGATGAAAACCTAACCGCACAGGCAGCCTTGTCTGGTCAAGGTATTGCTCTAATAAGCCAACTTGCTGTCGCCAACTCAGTCAAAAATACTTGGTTAATCCAAGGCACAGAAAAAATGTCGGCTACTATTACTGGCTTGCATTACTATTTAGTTATACCCAAGCGCTTGCAAGCCAACCAAGCCGTAAAAAATTTTAAGGACTGGCTTCAACACACACTAACTTAGAAACACGATATTGTTTTTCTTTAAGAGCCTATTTCCTTATACAAATACTTACGGCATGTTCTTTCATCCATTCTGTTAAGTACAAAGACCAACACACTAATCACGGCCACTGAAAAAACAATTCGTCCCCAAAAAATCGTCATAAAATCTGCACCTATTAAAAGAACCAGCAAAGTATCTTCAATCAAGCTGTGCAATAAATTCAACAACATCATGGCGACGAAAATATCTCTGGGAGAAATATGGCCCCGCTTTGCTTCGTTAATGAGCAAACCGCCACCAAATGACACCCCTAGCGTAATACCAACAACCGTCAAATTGGTTGCCTCTCGGCTGATGCCCAGCACAGACAAGATCGGCTTAAGTAACATCCCCATGAGCTTTTCAATGCCCAGTAATTTAAGCAAACGTAACAGTGTCATTAACGCGGCGATTACCACAAAAATCATCGCAAGGCTTTGTAGTTGGTCAAGCGCCCAGGCCATATAGCTAGGATCACTGGTTGGTGTATGTTTCCACACAGTGTGCGCAGTTGTGTTTAATAGATCTCCGCTTTGATAAATATGGTGAAGTATCCAACCCATTAATAAACCACCACCCAGACGAATCACTAGTGTCGCCACAATACCTACTCCAGCTTTTTTAGCCACCGCCACCTCTACTGGCAATGAATGTGCGAGCAGCAATAACGTCCCTAAAATAGAGACTTGAGCGACGGTTAAGTCGGCATCCATACTCATAAAGACCACAAGCCCAGCGTACATATTGGTAACCAGTGTTGTTGCCCACACCAACCCCATTTCACTAGGCAAGCCAACCAAAGACATAACAGGACTCAACCAGCTACTTAGCAGTTCTATACCACCAAACTCTTCAATAACCTTGATCACGATAATCATCGGAATCATGATCTTATAAAGCGTCCAGGTGACATCAATGATCTCGTTCCAGAGACCATCCCACAAAAGTCCAATCCAACGGGATATACGTTTATTCACTTCTCTTGCTCCAAACAATGTATGAATGAAGTCTATTGCGATAAGAAGAAATATGTTGATCAATTTAATAATTGATAACACCTAATATTTTTAATATAAAAGCCATTAAGAAATTTCTAGTCGTATAACTATTTTTTGAGAAATTTATGGAATTAGACAAAATAGACCGAAAAATTCTAGTCATCTTGCAGCGTAATAATCGCATCGCAAATGTTGAACTGGCCGAAGAAGTAGGACTATCGCCACCAGCTTGCCACAAAAGGGTAAAACGCCTGAGAGATGACAACATCATCGTCGGTGACGTTGCTATTGTGAACCCCGAATTAAGTGGCAATAAATTGACTCTTCTAGTATCAGTAGAAATGGAGCGGGATCGAAAAGATGTGTACGATGCTTTTAAACGCGTCGTTAGCAAAGCGCCAGAAGTGAGGCACTGCTACCAAATCACAGGCGGCTATGATTTTATGATGGTCGTCACTGTGCCAGATATCCAAGCTTTTGAAAGCTTTGTCGATAGAGTACTTCACACCGAAGCCAACATCCGAAAGTTCCAAACCTCGGTATCACTGCGAACGGTGAAATCCTCAACCGAGGTTCATTTGAAGGAATAGGTTACGTAGAGGCTGAGCAAAATGCTTAGGCTCAACAGCTGTCAGGGATATGGAGTCACATTGCTGAAATTGACTGAACTCTTTGATAGCTTCAACAAAGGCACCAATTACCAAGTCGTCATCAAAGTGCTGTGTTTCATTTCGCAGCTCCAGATACAGAGATTTTATTTCTAACCGTCGCTCTTTACGGTGGGCTTTGCAATCCATACGACCTATGAACTCACCTCGAAATAATAGCGGTAGGCAAAAGTAACCATATTGGCGTTTGGGTTCCGGCACATAACATTCAATCTGATAATCGTATTGAAACAGGCTTTTTAGTCGATCACGCTGAATCACGCTGTTATCAAAGGGCGACAGTATTAATAAGCGATTATTCAAACGAGGCAAACGGCGCTCTAATGCGTTCACCTCTATTACAAAAATATCGCCATTAGGGATGGTTACCTGCGCTAACAAGTCTTGTGCCAAGCGTTCATCAACTAGGCTCTTCATCGCTTTACGCAACCCAGTATTACGACGTAAATAAGTCAATCCTTTTAACGAAACCAGACCATGACAGCGTAATTGCTGCTCAAGTAGATGGTTCGCAAACTCGTCCATGCTTGGCACTGTTGTATCAATGTGAGAAGGTAAAACTCGCTCGGTTAAATCATAAACTTTCTGAAAGCCTTCACAAGAACAGACCATGAGGTCGCCTTGCATATAGAGTTGCTCAAGTGCTTTTTTTGCGGGTTTCCAATCCCACCAGCCAGCGCCATTATTACTGGATTTGGTTTCGATATTTCGGGAACGAAGTGGCCCATCAGCAGCAATGCGAGCCAATAGCTCGGCCATTAGTTTTTCATCTGGCTCTTTGTACCAATGGGTTTGACCGCCTTTAATGGCATTTTTGTAAGGTAAGGAAAAGCGAAAATCACCTATCGGAAGAAAAGCTGCCGCATGGGACCAATATTCAAACACATCGCCATCCAGCAACAGTTGATTGGTCATCGTAGGCTCAAACTTCGGCACTCTAGAGTGCAACACATGATGATGCGCCCGCTCCACTACAGAAATGGTATCAATCTGCACATAACCAATATGTTCAACCGCCTTACGCGCACCAGATAAACCTCTACCAAACGGATTCTTCTGTAACAGCCCCTGGGACGCCAAAGCAAGACGACGCAGTCGAGCTAGATCTTTCACAGACTTGAATTCGATCATGGTTGAAGAAAGCCTTATTGAAGGTTTAACGAATCAGATTTGGCAAACAATCGTACCTGTTGTGCGCTTTTCCCAATTTTTCAACGTAACAGAGCGGTATTTTTGCATGATGTTATCCGCAACGAAGGTGGTAATACCCACATGATCCAATAATGCGGTCATCACAGATTCCGCTGCTCGAACGGCGCCATCTTCACACTTTAGCGCTATGGCAAGCTTCAATTCTGGAATCGCTGCAACATAAACACCTTCCGCACCCACTTTTAGAAAGACGCGCTTCTGTAAAATTCTCATCATATCGGTACAGTAACGCGCCGTCCCAGCCACCATAAAAGGATACTCAACTACTGCGTCATATAAGGTTTTACAGGCTTTCTGGCGCTCTGTTGATAAGCTATCAGGACTAGCAAACTTAGCAAATGCTAAAGCAAGATTCGTTAGCGGCATAGCCCATGTAGGTGCGGAGCAACCGTCTGGGGACCAAGGTGCTGTGCTGTAATCGTACTCACACATATCCGCCATGGTACCGGCAATCTTCTGCTGCACAGGGTGATCAATACCAATGTAGCCTTCTGATGAAACACCAAGCAACTTCGCCAACCCCAGCATTCCCGCGTGCTTTCCAGAGCAGTTGTTATGTAGCTGATTTGGCTCTTTTCCTTCACCGGCTAGCACATAACCCGCTTCAGCACGCATGGGCCAATGACAACCACATTCAAAATCCGCCTCAGACGACGCCAGTTTATCCAGCATACTTTGTACAGTTGCTACATGTTCTGGTTCGCCATTATGAGACGCACAACAAATGGAAATTTCATCGTTACTGAACCCAAAACGTTCCGCCCCTCCCATCTCAATAAAAGCCAACGCCTGCATTGCTTTAATCGCACTGCGAGGATAAACCAAGGCATCTACATCGCCCCAAGATTCAACGATTGTACCTGTGCTAGAAACAATAACCGCTTTAATACTGTGTTCACTTTCAACGATACCGCCGCGTGTTACATGCACGGAAAGAGATGCATGCTGCATAGGGCTGTTCCTGTATCTAAGAATGGAAGTTAAAATAAAATATTAGAAACAGAGTAAGCTGACCGTAGGGATAAAACAACTTGCCAGAAGAAGCTTTTTTTATCCCTACGATGCCAAAGAGGTTTGCAGGTAATCATCACAGACATCTAGCTCATAAACCGTTTTCGACTTAGCTAAACAATTTCGCATTTCTTTACGGGCACGTTGGTAACTCTCGTCATCAAGGTCGCTAATTTTTTCCCATTGCTCTCGGCTTGGCCATTGCGCATAGCCCACCAAAACATTGGATTTATCGGACGTATGCAACCTTGAACCAAAACTGCCACAGTTCTTATAAATCGCTTTTGTCACTTCAAGCCATGCCGCACGAAAAGAAACTTCCGTGCCTTCTTTGATTTCAAACTCATAAACCGCAATAAACATCTTATCTCCTTATATTACCGAACACCTTATTTAACCAAGAACAGGTCTAAAAAAGCTACGCTCGTAACTGATAATACAGTCCACTCTATCCGCAAATTCAAATGCTTTAATACAGTCAGAATCGCTTAAAGACTGGTGACGATACTCTTCGTATGCGGATAGGCTCTCGAATGTAAATAACGCTAATGCGATGTTATTCGCCCCCTCTGAAGGTAGAAAGTAACCATTATGCTGACCACCAAATTTTTCAACCAAAAAAAATCCACCTCCTTACTTATCCGTAAAGCACGCTTTCTGCTTTTCAGATCGATTACATACCTTACATAGAAAGTAATCATTCAGTAAATACTTCTATTTCAAACAATCCCCCACCTAAACAGGAATCCGGAGTGAGCTTACAAGCTTCTGAACTATCCGACATCATCACAAAATCATTGCTAAGTGGATATTTTAAATATCAGCTATAAAAATTCCTTTTATTGCAAGTTTTTGATATTTTCAATAAAAGTCTCTCAACTATTTAATGTATATAGAATTTTTAGGACAGTTATATGGACAAAATTGATAAAAAAATTCTGCGCTTATTACAAAAAGATGGCCGCCTTACCAATGCGGATTTAGCAGAGCAGGTCAACGTGAGTCCGGCTACTTGCCATCGAAGGACACACCAACTTTTTAAAGAGGGCTATATTAACGAAGTACGTGCTGTGATTGCACCTGAGAAAGTAGACCGCAGTGCCTTGGTGTTAGTCGGCGTAGTTTTAGATAGATCAACACAAGAGAGCTTTGCGACGTTTGAAGGTGCTATTTCTAAGTTACCTTTCATTTTGGATTGCCACCTAGTCGCGGGAGATTTTGATTACTTCCTAAAGGTCCGAGTGAAGGACATGGCCGACTTTAATAAACTACATAGTGACCAATTATTGGCGTTGCCAAGTGTTCGGCAATTACGCACTTTTTTTGTCATGAAAGAAGTCAAAGATAACGCGCCATTGGCGTTTTAAGCGTCTTTCCGCGGCACACTGAAAAAGGCTTCCCTATGGAAGCCTTTTCACGAAATGACGAGCAATGCTAAAAACTCACATTAGCCGTTACGATAAATATAACTATAGCCATTGATAGCAGGAACCCCACCAAGGTGGGCGTAAAGTACTTTAGAACCTTCAGGGAAAAAACCTTTTTGCGCTAAACCAATCAAACCTTGCATAGATTTCCCTTCATATACTGGGTCTGTCATCATACCTTCTAAACGAGCAACTAAACGAATAGCATCGTTTGTTTCGTCTGATGGCACGCCATAAGCAGGATAAGCATAATCTTCATTGATAACGATATCATCAGCGGTCATTTCACGCCCTAGCTCTACCAATTCGGCGGTATTTTTCGCTATCGCCAACACTTGATCTCGTGTTTGCTGTGGCGTGCCAGACGCATCGATACCAATCACATTTTTAGAACGACCATCAGCTGCAAAACCAACAGCCATACCAGCATGAGTAGAACCCGTTACCGTACAAACCACAATGTAATCGAACTTGAAGCCTAATTCTTTTTCTTGCTCGCGCACTTCCTCAGCAAACCCTACATAACCCAAGCCACCATACTTATGCACTGACGCACCTGCTGGAATTGGGTACGGAATACCCCCTTTCGCTTTCACGTCTTCTATGGCGTTTTTCCAGCTTTCACGAATACCAATATCAAATCCATCATTCACTAAATCGATGTCAGCGCCCATCACACGACTCATCAGTATGTTACCAACACGGTCGTAAACGGCGTCTTCAAATGGCACCCAGCTTTCTTGTACCAAGCGACATTTCATACCAATTTTTGCCGCCGTCGCGGTGACCAAACGAGTATGGTTGGATTGCACACCGCCGATACTGACCAAGGTATCCGCACCCGATGCAATCGCATCCGGCACAATGTATTCCAATTTACGTAGCTTGTTACCGCCCAGTGCCAAACCAGAATTACAGTCTTCACGTTTCGCATAGACTTCAATATTGCCTAAGTGATCAGACAGGCGCTGAAGCTTTTCAATTGGCGTTGGTCCAAAGGTAAGTGGGTAACGTTCAAATTTTTTCAGATTCATAGTGGTCGTTCCTTTTGGCTTTATGTTTGTGATTTAAGTTGTTACCAGAGTACCGAAAAGGAAATGAAATGTGCTTTCTAATAATGTCTTTTTTTGACAAATAAAAACCAATATTCAATAAAAAATTAATTTATTTTTATCATAAATTAATAAATTACGAAATACTCTATCTACACTAAAAACAGACATCCATCCTAGTTATTTATACCTCTTCAGGGCATAGCACCAGAAAAACTAGGCACAAAAAAACCGCTGATACGATCTTCTTGCGAATCGTATCAGCGGCCTAAGGGAGGTCAACGCTTTTTCTATTTAAATATAAATTTAAGTCACTGCAAGCGACCAAACTGGATCTGGAATCATCATAATGGCTTCCACCTGCACTTCAGCATCCATTGGCATTGCACTGACCGAGACAACCGCCCTCGCAGGAAGTGGCGAACTTAAATACTTAATCATTGCCTCATTAAATTCTGCAAGTTTCGACATGTCTTTAAGATAAATAGTCAGTTTCACCACTTGTTCAAGAGAACCACCCGATGCGATTGCCACCGCATTTAAATTATGAAAAACCTGAGCCGTTTGTTCGGCCATCGAGCCTTGTAATAAACGATTGGATCCAACAACAAGAGGAATTTGCCCAGATAGGAATGCCCAGTTACCAGACTTTATTGCTTGAGAGCAAACATCCGATTCGGATGGCGCCAACTCGGTTTCGATTGAATGAAGCATGACATATCTCCTTTAGAAGATTGGACCCTCTACGGCAAAAGCAATACACTTTTGGCGACTGCTTGAGTACGTGGAACAAAGGTATCGAGCAAACAAAGCTCACCATCGGTGTGCATTTTCGCCCCCACAGGTCCTGTTCCACACAAAGTCGGAACGCCCATTGACGACGTAAAACCCGCGTCAGAACAGCCACCGGTAAATTCTCCTTCAACCGAGAAACCCAGCGATTCTGCTTGCGCCTGGTAATGCTTCAGCAAGGTATCGCTCATGCTGGATTCAAACGGATGAAACGCTGAAATCAGTTTTACCGACGCTGTAACACCAGGGATTTTAGGAATATCGACAATGGCCTGAATCGCGTCCATGGCATTCACCATTTGCTCTTTGGTAATGTAGCGTAAATCCAATTTGGCTTTTGCATCCGGCGCAATGGTATTGGAAGACATGCCACCGCTAATCAAACCGACATTGGTCGTGACGCCTGTTTTATAATCGGTGAGAGCATGTAAATCCGTGATGATCAAAGCTAACGCCCCAATCGCACTAGCGCCATCGGCATGGTTTACTCCTGAATGCGCGGCTTTACCTTTGACGACAATTTCAAAGCTCGCACCGCCTTTTCGAGCCGATACCACATTGCCGCTGATGCGACCCGGTTCAGCATTGAGCACCGCTTTTGCCCCTTTCACCATTTGCTGAATAACATGACGTCCTTCTGGCGAACCGATTTCTTCATCGCCCGTAAACAAGCCAACAACGGGGTGAGGCAATTCCTCAATGTCAGAGTTATTCAACAAATACTGCAAACCTCTTAACACAAAACAATTCAACACCAGACCAGATTTCATATCCGCGACCCCAGGTCCAAACGCGGTCATACCATCACGAGTAAAGCCGCGTGTTGCCACCGTGCCTTTTGGGAAAACTGTGTCTCTGTGTCCCATCAAAAAGATGGCCGGCTGAGAATCTTTTTTATCAAATCCAGAGCCAATACGTGCTTCCAACACATCGCCAGAACTATCTGATTTATGCCAGTGGCATTCGATACCGTCGGCTTCTAACCAAGCCGCCATTAACCGCCCAGCCGCATCAACGCCTTCTTTGTCATAGCTGTTAGAATCGGTATCAACTAATTCTTGCAGACACTGAATCATCTCGTCCTCTTGAGTGGCGAGCCAATCACAGAGTAAATCCGCATAAGGCGCGAGTGCGTTATTGCTTAGCTTTTTTGCTGTTGCGAATGTCATGTTGCTCTCCTTAACGTGCTGCCTGAATCGTGGCGCCTTGTTCTGATAAATCCCAAAAAAGCCCCGTCATAATCTGCAAAGCTTCACGACATACGGATGCTAAAACATGTTCATTTGGCGCATGTTGACTGCACGCAGGGTAAGAATGTGGCACCCAAACGGTGGGTAAATTGAGAATATTAGCAAACACATCATTTGGTAATGAGCCACCTAGATTAGGCAATAACACTGGTTTCTTTCCCGTTGTTTTCGCAAGAGAACCCAAAGCCCAACCCACCCAAGGATCTTCTGGATCAAGGCGTGTCGCCTCCATCGTATGGCCGCTATCAGTGACTTCAACATCACTAAAACCATGTAGATCCAAATGATCTCGAATGTGTTTTAAGAAGTTTTGGCTGTCGCTTTCAACCACAAAACGCAGCTGACAATGGGCGCTGGCGTAACCGGGAATAGCATTCACCGGCATATCTGGATTGCCGGTTTTACAGGCCAGCATTTCCAAGGTATTCCATGCAAAAACCCGCTCTGCTGAGGTTAAACCTGGCTCTCCCCAGTTAGAATCAATAGCAGGGCTGTTCGCGCCTTCCCCCACGGGAATATCTTTTAAAGCAACTCGAACCGACTCAGGTAAACGCGCTGGCAACAACCCTTTGACTAAAATCTTGCCTTTAGCATCCACCATAGACGCCCAAGCATGGGCCAAACGTGTGCCAGCGTTACTCAATAATCCGCCCCAATTACCAGAATGATGCGCTCCATCGCGCAACAACACTTTCAGATCAAAATTAAAGCCACCACGGGAACCGAGGAAAATAGTCGGATGCTCAGCACTCAGCCTTGGGCCATCGGAGGCAATAAACAAATCCGCTGCCAGTTCCTCTTTATGAAGCTGACAAAGCTCGGCCAATCCGGGTGATCCAGCTTCTTCACCCATTTCTACAATCACCTTGACGTTAAAGCCTAACTGGCCTTCTTTCGCCTCTATCACCTGCTTCAGTGCCGCAAAGTTAATGGTGTGCTGACCTTTATTATCCGCCGTCCCACGTCCATACCAACGGTCGCCATCTACCACGACCTTCCATGGTGACAATCCTGTTTTCCATTGATCATCATAACCGCGCACTACATCCCCGTGACCATAAGTCAGTAACGTTAATAGCGCTGGATCTTCGATTCGTTCCGCAATCAAAAATGGCCAAGACCCCGGTTGGTTTGGTTCGGTCACAGGATTCGCCACAATGCGTGATTGAAAGCCTAAAGAAGCCAATTCCGGTATAATAATGTTTTGTAAATATGCATGTAACTGATCAAACGCATCGTGATTTTGACTTTCACTGTGAACGCTAACGCGCTGTTCTAATGCCGTAAAAAATGCACCAGAATCGAAATAAAACTCCGCTCCCTGAATAGTAGATTGGCGACTCATGATCTCTCCTTAAAAAAATAAATAGGTAACAAGTCAAAATGAAAAGTATTTAAGAAGCCCTATCCCACGCACTAGAATCCAACACATCAGGCAATCCCAAAGCCGGCTCTGGGGTCAAAACAGATGACAACAAAGCTTGTGTATAAGGATGTTGAGCATTTTGAAAAATCCCTTCTCGGGTGCCCTGCTCGACAATTTTGCCGCGATACATCACCGCCACGCGATCCACTAAATGTTCCACTACGCCAAGGTTATGACTGATAAATAAATATGTCAGCCCTAGCTCTTTCTTCAAATCCATCAAGAGGTTAAGAATTTGCGCCTGTACAGACACATCCAGCGCCGACGTAGGCTCATCACACACCAAGATGTTAGGTTTAAGAATCAAAGCACGCGCAATAGCAACTCGTTGACGCTGGCCTCCTGACAATTGACCCGGATAATTTTTTAACAAACGTTCAGGTAAGCCCACCAAATCGCTGATGTCTTTCACCGCTTTTTGCTGACTCTTAGCGTCACCAATTTTATGCAGCTGCAAGGGTAAACGAATAATTTGTTCGATGGTTTTACGTGGGTTCAAAGATGAATAAGGATCTTGAAAAATCGGTTGCAGCTGACGAGACATAGATAAGCGAGAACTAGCACCGCGCATCTTGTCATTAATCAACACATCACCATCGGTTGGCTCTAACAAACCTAGAATCATTTTTGCCAAGGTGCTTTTGCCACAGCCAGATTCTCCCACCAAACCTAAAGTCTCACCGGGACGAATGCGCAATGAAATACCGTCCACTGCTTTTAGTAATGTTGGCTCTTTAAAAGCGCCATTTTTAAGATGAAAATGACGCGACAAGTTCGTTAATTCCAAAGCGTATTCTGACATTACATCGCCTCCTTAAACGACGTCATCGCAACCGGACAACGTACTTGATGATCCTCTGCACCTAGATGATTTTCTAGGCTAGGCGAACGGTAACAACACTCGCTTATAGAGGCGCTACAACGATTTTCAAATGCACAACCTTTGAGCTCGCCAATCAAACTCGGCACCACGCCAGAAATAGATTCCAAGTGACTTCCAGGTAAAGTTTTACCTGGAATGGGAATACAGTTAAGCAAGCCCTTGGTATAAGGATGTTGTGGGTCAGCAAATAAGTCTTTTGCCGCAGCGCTTTCCACCACTTGGCCGGCATACATCACCGCCACACGATCAGCGATACGCGCCACCACACCAAGGTCATGGGTGATAAAAATAACGGCGGTGCCAAATTCTTGTTGAAGCTCACGTATCAAACGTAATATCTGCGCTTGAATCGTGACATCTAGCGCTGTGGTTGGCTCATCAGCGATGATCAAATCTGGCTCGCACATCAGCGCCATCGCGATCATCACCCGTTGACGCAAACCACCTGATAATTGATGTGGATATTGATCTAAACGCTTCTCCGGATAAGGTACACCAGCACGCTCCAATAAATACACTGCGCGTTTTTTGGCTTCGTCTTTGCTTACTTTT from Marinomonas rhizomae harbors:
- a CDS encoding LysR substrate-binding domain-containing protein, with the protein product MFQLLPSLNAIKAFEAAARLSSFKDAANELNVTSTAISHQIRALEDTLNIRLFERKTRAVTLTREGELLAATANQSLQELLSTVNQLKGSPRTLTISTTSSFAAMWLVPNLADFQAQSPDIDIQIRAEESLIDIEHDRRVDMAIRYGELPKEDERKALINQPLLQEYLGFFATPEYWEKHRENPAASVFFCTQWKNPKLPMLGVEEAINKTTPNALPSIRYFNDENLTAQAALSGQGIALISQLAVANSVKNTWLIQGTEKMSATITGLHYYLVIPKRLQANQAVKNFKDWLQHTLT
- a CDS encoding Lrp/AsnC family transcriptional regulator: MELDKIDRKILVILQRNNRIANVELAEEVGLSPPACHKRVKRLRDDNIIVGDVAIVNPELSGNKLTLLVSVEMERDRKDVYDAFKRVVSKAPEVRHCYQITGGYDFMMVVTVPDIQAFESFVDRVLHTEANIRKFQTSVSLRTVKSSTEVHLKE
- a CDS encoding winged helix-turn-helix domain-containing protein — translated: MIEFKSVKDLARLRRLALASQGLLQKNPFGRGLSGARKAVEHIGYVQIDTISVVERAHHHVLHSRVPKFEPTMTNQLLLDGDVFEYWSHAAAFLPIGDFRFSLPYKNAIKGGQTHWYKEPDEKLMAELLARIAADGPLRSRNIETKSSNNGAGWWDWKPAKKALEQLYMQGDLMVCSCEGFQKVYDLTERVLPSHIDTTVPSMDEFANHLLEQQLRCHGLVSLKGLTYLRRNTGLRKAMKSLVDERLAQDLLAQVTIPNGDIFVIEVNALERRLPRLNNRLLILSPFDNSVIQRDRLKSLFQYDYQIECYVPEPKRQYGYFCLPLLFRGEFIGRMDCKAHRKERRLEIKSLYLELRNETQHFDDDLVIGAFVEAIKEFSQFQQCDSISLTAVEPKHFAQPLRNLFLQMNLG
- a CDS encoding asparaginase, with the protein product MQHASLSVHVTRGGIVESEHSIKAVIVSSTGTIVESWGDVDALVYPRSAIKAMQALAFIEMGGAERFGFSNDEISICCASHNGEPEHVATVQSMLDKLASSEADFECGCHWPMRAEAGYVLAGEGKEPNQLHNNCSGKHAGMLGLAKLLGVSSEGYIGIDHPVQQKIAGTMADMCEYDYSTAPWSPDGCSAPTWAMPLTNLALAFAKFASPDSLSTERQKACKTLYDAVVEYPFMVAGTARYCTDMMRILQKRVFLKVGAEGVYVAAIPELKLAIALKCEDGAVRAAESVMTALLDHVGITTFVADNIMQKYRSVTLKNWEKRTTGTIVCQI
- a CDS encoding antibiotic biosynthesis monooxygenase — translated: MFIAVYEFEIKEGTEVSFRAAWLEVTKAIYKNCGSFGSRLHTSDKSNVLVGYAQWPSREQWEKISDLDDESYQRARKEMRNCLAKSKTVYELDVCDDYLQTSLAS
- a CDS encoding NIPSNAP family protein — encoded protein: MVEKFGGQHNGYFLPSEGANNIALALFTFESLSAYEEYRHQSLSDSDCIKAFEFADRVDCIISYERSFFRPVLG
- a CDS encoding Lrp/AsnC family transcriptional regulator, which gives rise to MDKIDKKILRLLQKDGRLTNADLAEQVNVSPATCHRRTHQLFKEGYINEVRAVIAPEKVDRSALVLVGVVLDRSTQESFATFEGAISKLPFILDCHLVAGDFDYFLKVRVKDMADFNKLHSDQLLALPSVRQLRTFFVMKEVKDNAPLAF
- a CDS encoding 1-aminocyclopropane-1-carboxylate deaminase; this encodes MNLKKFERYPLTFGPTPIEKLQRLSDHLGNIEVYAKREDCNSGLALGGNKLRKLEYIVPDAIASGADTLVSIGGVQSNHTRLVTATAAKIGMKCRLVQESWVPFEDAVYDRVGNILMSRVMGADIDLVNDGFDIGIRESWKNAIEDVKAKGGIPYPIPAGASVHKYGGLGYVGFAEEVREQEKELGFKFDYIVVCTVTGSTHAGMAVGFAADGRSKNVIGIDASGTPQQTRDQVLAIAKNTAELVELGREMTADDIVINEDYAYPAYGVPSDETNDAIRLVARLEGMMTDPVYEGKSMQGLIGLAQKGFFPEGSKVLYAHLGGVPAINGYSYIYRNG
- a CDS encoding Rid family detoxifying hydrolase is translated as MLHSIETELAPSESDVCSQAIKSGNWAFLSGQIPLVVGSNRLLQGSMAEQTAQVFHNLNAVAIASGGSLEQVVKLTIYLKDMSKLAEFNEAMIKYLSSPLPARAVVSVSAMPMDAEVQVEAIMMIPDPVWSLAVT
- a CDS encoding M20 family metallopeptidase, with the protein product MTFATAKKLSNNALAPYADLLCDWLATQEDEMIQCLQELVDTDSNSYDKEGVDAAGRLMAAWLEADGIECHWHKSDSSGDVLEARIGSGFDKKDSQPAIFLMGHRDTVFPKGTVATRGFTRDGMTAFGPGVADMKSGLVLNCFVLRGLQYLLNNSDIEELPHPVVGLFTGDEEIGSPEGRHVIQQMVKGAKAVLNAEPGRISGNVVSARKGGASFEIVVKGKAAHSGVNHADGASAIGALALIITDLHALTDYKTGVTTNVGLISGGMSSNTIAPDAKAKLDLRYITKEQMVNAMDAIQAIVDIPKIPGVTASVKLISAFHPFESSMSDTLLKHYQAQAESLGFSVEGEFTGGCSDAGFTSSMGVPTLCGTGPVGAKMHTDGELCLLDTFVPRTQAVAKSVLLLP
- a CDS encoding M20 family metallopeptidase, whose protein sequence is MSRQSTIQGAEFYFDSGAFFTALEQRVSVHSESQNHDAFDQLHAYLQNIIIPELASLGFQSRIVANPVTEPNQPGSWPFLIAERIEDPALLTLLTYGHGDVVRGYDDQWKTGLSPWKVVVDGDRWYGRGTADNKGQHTINFAALKQVIEAKEGQLGFNVKVIVEMGEEAGSPGLAELCQLHKEELAADLFIASDGPRLSAEHPTIFLGSRGGFNFDLKVLLRDGAHHSGNWGGLLSNAGTRLAHAWASMVDAKGKILVKGLLPARLPESVRVALKDIPVGEGANSPAIDSNWGEPGLTSAERVFAWNTLEMLACKTGNPDMPVNAIPGYASAHCQLRFVVESDSQNFLKHIRDHLDLHGFSDVEVTDSGHTMEATRLDPEDPWVGWALGSLAKTTGKKPVLLPNLGGSLPNDVFANILNLPTVWVPHSYPACSQHAPNEHVLASVCREALQIMTGLFWDLSEQGATIQAAR
- a CDS encoding ATP-binding cassette domain-containing protein, which encodes MSEYALELTNLSRHFHLKNGAFKEPTLLKAVDGISLRIRPGETLGLVGESGCGKSTLAKMILGLLEPTDGDVLINDKMRGASSRLSMSRQLQPIFQDPYSSLNPRKTIEQIIRLPLQLHKIGDAKSQQKAVKDISDLVGLPERLLKNYPGQLSGGQRQRVAIARALILKPNILVCDEPTSALDVSVQAQILNLLMDLKKELGLTYLFISHNLGVVEHLVDRVAVMYRGKIVEQGTREGIFQNAQHPYTQALLSSVLTPEPALGLPDVLDSSAWDRAS